Proteins from one Syngnathus scovelli strain Florida chromosome 17, RoL_Ssco_1.2, whole genome shotgun sequence genomic window:
- the tcf3a gene encoding transcription factor 3a isoform X1, translating to MTTVGTDKELSDLLDFSAMFELPLSNGKSRPTVRLASSQFGSSGVDERNGSSPWGSGEQNSPSFSQGRCFAEDGVYSEQAGIAPGTVFGPGIAGKADRGPYSSFATQPGFLPSEIAMPSPGALSPSGLKPASQFYNPRRRPAQDPIEAQPKKIRKVPPGLPSSVCASGEDFNRDNAGYSASKAGSIYTPPFYMQEGLHPPSDPWGSAGSMVQPGYPSMLGNSTHLSQHAPFTAINPQDRLKRQPLPLSPQNYPLHGSEVNGNHPAGFHSGSNSYGLPSQTPPTAANRGSVPGSSGDEIGKALASIYPSDPNSNGYSSSPSTPSGSPQAVSGSASQWTRSSGQATPSPNFHGGLQSMSNKLEDRLDEAIHVLQRHASGQGGPGLAEMQNLLTSGLGLSSAFSNVALGLSSRLPGMVSNHHEDSAGLPSSGGLGHHSSSSALQGSQPEGFNSGSFSLFSCLSQRFSESHFCPVLFAGLVSSLNRSSDVKRESKDEDENCSVTDKSEDENKELQALQTSLMDEDDEDLPVEIKAGREKVRRMANNARERLRVRDINEAFKELGRMCQLHLNYEKPQTKLNVLQQAVNVILNLEQQVRERNLNPKAACLKRREEEKVSGVDPQMQMGGGLGGDGHNPISHM from the exons ATGACGACAGTGGGGACAGACAAGGAGCTCAGCGACTTGCTGGATTTTAGCGCA ATGTTTGAACTTCCACTTTCAAATGGCAAGAGTAGGCCAACAGTCAGACTAGCCAGCAGCCAGTTTGGAAGTTCAG GCGTTGATGAGAGGAATGGATCCAGTCCCTGGGGGTCCGGAGAGCAGAACAGCCCATCTTTCAGCCAGGGGAGG TGTTTTGCCGAAGATGGCGTTTACAGTGAGCAAGCTGGCATTGCACCTGGCACAGTGTTTGGTCCAGGGATTGCTG GGAAGGCTGACAGAGGCCCTTACTCGTCATTTGCAACGCAG CCGGGCTTTTTGCCCAGTGAGATCGCCATGCCCAGTCCTGGTGCCCTGTCCCCCTCTGGCTTGAAACCAGCCTCCCAGTTTTACAACCCTCGCAGACGACCCGCACAAGACCCCATTG AAGCTCAGCCAAAAAAGATCCGGAAAGTGCCCCCTGGCCTGCCCTCTTCG gtTTGTGCCTCGGGCGAGGATTTTAACAGGGACAATGCTGGCTACTCTGCTTCGAAAGCAGGAAGCATCTACACTCCACCGTTCTACATGCAAG AAGGCCTCCACCCGCCTTCCGATCCATGGGGTTCTGCTGGGTCGATGGTTCAACCTGGTTATCCTTCCATGCTGGGTAACTCCACCCATCTGAGCCAGCATGCTCCCTTTACTGCCATCAACCCCCAAGACAGACTG AAACGGCAACCGCTTCCCCTCTCGCCCCAAAACTACCCCCTACATGGCAGCGAGGTCAACGGCAACCACCCGGCTGGCTTCCACTCTGGCTCAAACAGCTACGGACTTCCCAGTCAGACACCTCCTACTGCCG CCAATCGGGGATCAGTACCTGGGAGTTCCGGTGACGAGATTGGGAAGGCGCTGGCTTCT ATCTATCCTTCAGACCCAAACAGTAATGGCTACTCTTCGTCCCCGTCCACTCCGTCCGGCTCTCCTCAGGCTGTTTCAG GCTCAGCTTCCCAGTGGACAAGGTCATCTGGACAAGCTACACCTTCGCCTAACTTTCATGGTGGACTTCAGAGCATG TCTAATAAACTGGAGGACCGCCTGGACGAAGCCATTCATGTTCTTCAGCGACATGCCAGTGGACAAGGGGGACCAGGACTGGCTGAGATGCAGAATCTGCTGACCTCCGGTTTGGGATTGTCTTCAGCTTTTAGTAACGTAGCACTCGGCTTGTCCAGTCGCCTGCCCGGAATG GTCTCCAACCACCACGAAGACTCTGCTGGCCTGCCCTCTAGTGGAGGACTTGGGCACCACAGTTCCTCATCAGCTCTCCAAGGCTCTCAGCCTGAAGGTTTCAACAGTGggtctttctctcttttctccTGCTTGTCACAGAGATTCAGCGAGTCACATTTTTGTCCCGTTTTGTTTGCAGGTCTAGTGAGCAGCCTGAATCGCTCCAGTGACGTCAAACGAGAGTCCAAGGATGAGGATGAAAACTGCTCTGTGACTGACAAGTCAGAGGATGAAAACAAAGAGCTGCAAGCTCTACAAacaag TCTGATGGATGAGGATGACGAAGATCTACCAGTGGAGATTAAAGCTGGGCGGGAGAAAGTGCGGAGGATGGCAAACAATGCCCGCGAGCGGCTCCGCGTGCGGGACATCAATGAGGCCTTTAAGGAGCTGGGCCGCATGTGTCAGCTCCATCTGAACTATGAGAAACCGCAGACTAAATTGAACGTGCTCCAGCAGGCCGTTAACGTTATACTCAACCTGGAGCAGCAAGTCCGAG AGCGTAATCTCAACCCAAAGGCCGCCTGCCTCAAGAGAAGAGAGGAGGAGAAAGTGTCGGGCGTGGACCCCCAGATGCAGATGGGAGGAGGGCTCGGCGGTGATGGACACAATCCAATAAGCCATATGTAA
- the tcf3a gene encoding transcription factor 3a isoform X7 has protein sequence MTTVGTDKELSDLLDFSAMFELPLSNGKSRPTVRLASSQFGSSGVDERNGSSPWGSGEQNSPSFSQGRCFAEDGVYSEQAGIAPGTVFGPGIAGKADRGPYSSFATQPGFLPSEIAMPSPGALSPSGLKPASQFYNPRRRPAQDPIEAQPKKIRKVPPGLPSSVCASGEDFNRDNAGYSASKAGSIYTPPFYMQEGLHPPSDPWGSAGSMVQPGYPSMLGNSTHLSQHAPFTAINPQDRLKRQPLPLSPQNYPLHGSEVNGNHPAGFHSGSNSYGLPSQTPPTAANRGSVPGSSGDEIGKALASIYPSDPNSNGYSSSPSTPSGSPQAVSGSASQWTRSSGQATPSPNFHGGLQSMSNKLEDRLDEAIHVLQRHASGQGGPGLAEMQNLLTSGLGLSSAFSNVALGLSSRLPGMVSNHHEDSAGLPSSGGLGHHSSSSALQGSQPEGFNSLVSSLNRSSDVKRESKDEDENCSVTDKSEDENKELQALQTSVTPVTDENLTAEEKEQRERERRLANNARERVRVRDINEAFRELGRMCQVHLQSDKAQTKLVILQQAVQVILGLEKQVRGRLPQEKRGGESVGRGPPDADGRRARR, from the exons ATGACGACAGTGGGGACAGACAAGGAGCTCAGCGACTTGCTGGATTTTAGCGCA ATGTTTGAACTTCCACTTTCAAATGGCAAGAGTAGGCCAACAGTCAGACTAGCCAGCAGCCAGTTTGGAAGTTCAG GCGTTGATGAGAGGAATGGATCCAGTCCCTGGGGGTCCGGAGAGCAGAACAGCCCATCTTTCAGCCAGGGGAGG TGTTTTGCCGAAGATGGCGTTTACAGTGAGCAAGCTGGCATTGCACCTGGCACAGTGTTTGGTCCAGGGATTGCTG GGAAGGCTGACAGAGGCCCTTACTCGTCATTTGCAACGCAG CCGGGCTTTTTGCCCAGTGAGATCGCCATGCCCAGTCCTGGTGCCCTGTCCCCCTCTGGCTTGAAACCAGCCTCCCAGTTTTACAACCCTCGCAGACGACCCGCACAAGACCCCATTG AAGCTCAGCCAAAAAAGATCCGGAAAGTGCCCCCTGGCCTGCCCTCTTCG gtTTGTGCCTCGGGCGAGGATTTTAACAGGGACAATGCTGGCTACTCTGCTTCGAAAGCAGGAAGCATCTACACTCCACCGTTCTACATGCAAG AAGGCCTCCACCCGCCTTCCGATCCATGGGGTTCTGCTGGGTCGATGGTTCAACCTGGTTATCCTTCCATGCTGGGTAACTCCACCCATCTGAGCCAGCATGCTCCCTTTACTGCCATCAACCCCCAAGACAGACTG AAACGGCAACCGCTTCCCCTCTCGCCCCAAAACTACCCCCTACATGGCAGCGAGGTCAACGGCAACCACCCGGCTGGCTTCCACTCTGGCTCAAACAGCTACGGACTTCCCAGTCAGACACCTCCTACTGCCG CCAATCGGGGATCAGTACCTGGGAGTTCCGGTGACGAGATTGGGAAGGCGCTGGCTTCT ATCTATCCTTCAGACCCAAACAGTAATGGCTACTCTTCGTCCCCGTCCACTCCGTCCGGCTCTCCTCAGGCTGTTTCAG GCTCAGCTTCCCAGTGGACAAGGTCATCTGGACAAGCTACACCTTCGCCTAACTTTCATGGTGGACTTCAGAGCATG TCTAATAAACTGGAGGACCGCCTGGACGAAGCCATTCATGTTCTTCAGCGACATGCCAGTGGACAAGGGGGACCAGGACTGGCTGAGATGCAGAATCTGCTGACCTCCGGTTTGGGATTGTCTTCAGCTTTTAGTAACGTAGCACTCGGCTTGTCCAGTCGCCTGCCCGGAATG GTCTCCAACCACCACGAAGACTCTGCTGGCCTGCCCTCTAGTGGAGGACTTGGGCACCACAGTTCCTCATCAGCTCTCCAAGGCTCTCAGCCTGAAGGTTTCAACA GTCTAGTGAGCAGCCTGAATCGCTCCAGTGACGTCAAACGAGAGTCCAAGGATGAGGATGAAAACTGCTCTGTGACTGACAAGTCAGAGGATGAAAACAAAGAGCTGCAAGCTCTACAAacaag CGTAACCCCAGTGACCGATGAGAACCTGACGGCCGAAGAGAAGGAGCAGAGGGAGCGTGAGCGGCGCCTAGCTAACAACGCTAGGGAGCGGGTGCGAGTGCGCGACATAAACGAAGCCTTCAGAGAGCTGGGCAGGATGTGTCAGGTTCACCTGCAGAGCGACAAGGCCCAGACCAAGCTTGTCATCTTGCAGCAGGCCGTCCAGGTCATATTGGGCCTGGAGAAGCAGGTGCGAG GCCGCCTGCCTCAAGAGAAGAGAGGAGGAGAAAGTGTCGGGCGTGGACCCCCAGATGCAGATGGGAGGAGGGCTCGGCGGTGA
- the tcf3a gene encoding transcription factor 3a isoform X3, translating into MTTVGTDKELSDLLDFSAMFELPLSNGKSRPTVRLASSQFGSSGVDERNGSSPWGSGEQNSPSFSQGRCFAEDGVYSEQAGIAPGTVFGPGIAGKADRGPYSSFATQPGFLPSEIAMPSPGALSPSGLKPASQFYNPRRRPAQDPIEAQPKKIRKVPPGLPSSVCASGEDFNRDNAGYSASKAGSIYTPPFYMQEGLHPPSDPWGSAGSMVQPGYPSMLGNSTHLSQHAPFTAINPQDRLKRQPLPLSPQNYPLHGSEVNGNHPAGFHSGSNSYGLPSQTPPTAANRGSVPGSSGDEIGKALASIYPSDPNSNGYSSSPSTPSGSPQAVSGSASQWTRSSGQATPSPNFHGGLQSMSNKLEDRLDEAIHVLQRHASGQGGPGLAEMQNLLTSGLGLSSAFSNVALGLSSRLPGMVSNHHEDSAGLPSSGGLGHHSSSSALQGSQPEGFNSLVSSLNRSSDVKRESKDEDENCSVTDKSEDENKELQALQTSVTPVTDENLTAEEKEQRERERRLANNARERVRVRDINEAFRELGRMCQVHLQSDKAQTKLVILQQAVQVILGLEKQVRERNLNPKAACLKRREEEKVSGVDPQMQMGGGLGGDGHNPISHISC; encoded by the exons ATGACGACAGTGGGGACAGACAAGGAGCTCAGCGACTTGCTGGATTTTAGCGCA ATGTTTGAACTTCCACTTTCAAATGGCAAGAGTAGGCCAACAGTCAGACTAGCCAGCAGCCAGTTTGGAAGTTCAG GCGTTGATGAGAGGAATGGATCCAGTCCCTGGGGGTCCGGAGAGCAGAACAGCCCATCTTTCAGCCAGGGGAGG TGTTTTGCCGAAGATGGCGTTTACAGTGAGCAAGCTGGCATTGCACCTGGCACAGTGTTTGGTCCAGGGATTGCTG GGAAGGCTGACAGAGGCCCTTACTCGTCATTTGCAACGCAG CCGGGCTTTTTGCCCAGTGAGATCGCCATGCCCAGTCCTGGTGCCCTGTCCCCCTCTGGCTTGAAACCAGCCTCCCAGTTTTACAACCCTCGCAGACGACCCGCACAAGACCCCATTG AAGCTCAGCCAAAAAAGATCCGGAAAGTGCCCCCTGGCCTGCCCTCTTCG gtTTGTGCCTCGGGCGAGGATTTTAACAGGGACAATGCTGGCTACTCTGCTTCGAAAGCAGGAAGCATCTACACTCCACCGTTCTACATGCAAG AAGGCCTCCACCCGCCTTCCGATCCATGGGGTTCTGCTGGGTCGATGGTTCAACCTGGTTATCCTTCCATGCTGGGTAACTCCACCCATCTGAGCCAGCATGCTCCCTTTACTGCCATCAACCCCCAAGACAGACTG AAACGGCAACCGCTTCCCCTCTCGCCCCAAAACTACCCCCTACATGGCAGCGAGGTCAACGGCAACCACCCGGCTGGCTTCCACTCTGGCTCAAACAGCTACGGACTTCCCAGTCAGACACCTCCTACTGCCG CCAATCGGGGATCAGTACCTGGGAGTTCCGGTGACGAGATTGGGAAGGCGCTGGCTTCT ATCTATCCTTCAGACCCAAACAGTAATGGCTACTCTTCGTCCCCGTCCACTCCGTCCGGCTCTCCTCAGGCTGTTTCAG GCTCAGCTTCCCAGTGGACAAGGTCATCTGGACAAGCTACACCTTCGCCTAACTTTCATGGTGGACTTCAGAGCATG TCTAATAAACTGGAGGACCGCCTGGACGAAGCCATTCATGTTCTTCAGCGACATGCCAGTGGACAAGGGGGACCAGGACTGGCTGAGATGCAGAATCTGCTGACCTCCGGTTTGGGATTGTCTTCAGCTTTTAGTAACGTAGCACTCGGCTTGTCCAGTCGCCTGCCCGGAATG GTCTCCAACCACCACGAAGACTCTGCTGGCCTGCCCTCTAGTGGAGGACTTGGGCACCACAGTTCCTCATCAGCTCTCCAAGGCTCTCAGCCTGAAGGTTTCAACA GTCTAGTGAGCAGCCTGAATCGCTCCAGTGACGTCAAACGAGAGTCCAAGGATGAGGATGAAAACTGCTCTGTGACTGACAAGTCAGAGGATGAAAACAAAGAGCTGCAAGCTCTACAAacaag CGTAACCCCAGTGACCGATGAGAACCTGACGGCCGAAGAGAAGGAGCAGAGGGAGCGTGAGCGGCGCCTAGCTAACAACGCTAGGGAGCGGGTGCGAGTGCGCGACATAAACGAAGCCTTCAGAGAGCTGGGCAGGATGTGTCAGGTTCACCTGCAGAGCGACAAGGCCCAGACCAAGCTTGTCATCTTGCAGCAGGCCGTCCAGGTCATATTGGGCCTGGAGAAGCAGGTGCGAG AGCGTAATCTCAACCCAAAGGCCGCCTGCCTCAAGAGAAGAGAGGAGGAGAAAGTGTCGGGCGTGGACCCCCAGATGCAGATGGGAGGAGGGCTCGGCGGTGATGGACACAATCCAATAAGCCATAT CTCCTGTTGA
- the tcf3a gene encoding transcription factor 3a isoform X5, which yields MTTVGTDKELSDLLDFSAMFELPLSNGKSRPTVRLASSQFGSSGVDERNGSSPWGSGEQNSPSFSQGRCFAEDGVYSEQAGIAPGTVFGPGIAGKADRGPYSSFATQPGFLPSEIAMPSPGALSPSGLKPASQFYNPRRRPAQDPIEAQPKKIRKVPPGLPSSVCASGEDFNRDNAGYSASKAGSIYTPPFYMQEGLHPPSDPWGSAGSMVQPGYPSMLGNSTHLSQHAPFTAINPQDRLKRQPLPLSPQNYPLHGSEVNGNHPAGFHSGSNSYGLPSQTPPTAANRGSVPGSSGDEIGKALASIYPSDPNSNGYSSSPSTPSGSPQAVSGSASQWTRSSGQATPSPNFHGGLQSMSNKLEDRLDEAIHVLQRHASGQGGPGLAEMQNLLTSGLGLSSAFSNVALGLSSRLPGMVSNHHEDSAGLPSSGGLGHHSSSSALQGSQPEGFNSLVSSLNRSSDVKRESKDEDENCSVTDKSEDENKELQALQTSVTPVTDENLTAEEKEQRERERRLANNARERVRVRDINEAFRELGRMCQVHLQSDKAQTKLVILQQAVQVILGLEKQVRERNLNPKAACLKRREEEKVSGVDPQMQMGGGLGGDGHNPISHM from the exons ATGACGACAGTGGGGACAGACAAGGAGCTCAGCGACTTGCTGGATTTTAGCGCA ATGTTTGAACTTCCACTTTCAAATGGCAAGAGTAGGCCAACAGTCAGACTAGCCAGCAGCCAGTTTGGAAGTTCAG GCGTTGATGAGAGGAATGGATCCAGTCCCTGGGGGTCCGGAGAGCAGAACAGCCCATCTTTCAGCCAGGGGAGG TGTTTTGCCGAAGATGGCGTTTACAGTGAGCAAGCTGGCATTGCACCTGGCACAGTGTTTGGTCCAGGGATTGCTG GGAAGGCTGACAGAGGCCCTTACTCGTCATTTGCAACGCAG CCGGGCTTTTTGCCCAGTGAGATCGCCATGCCCAGTCCTGGTGCCCTGTCCCCCTCTGGCTTGAAACCAGCCTCCCAGTTTTACAACCCTCGCAGACGACCCGCACAAGACCCCATTG AAGCTCAGCCAAAAAAGATCCGGAAAGTGCCCCCTGGCCTGCCCTCTTCG gtTTGTGCCTCGGGCGAGGATTTTAACAGGGACAATGCTGGCTACTCTGCTTCGAAAGCAGGAAGCATCTACACTCCACCGTTCTACATGCAAG AAGGCCTCCACCCGCCTTCCGATCCATGGGGTTCTGCTGGGTCGATGGTTCAACCTGGTTATCCTTCCATGCTGGGTAACTCCACCCATCTGAGCCAGCATGCTCCCTTTACTGCCATCAACCCCCAAGACAGACTG AAACGGCAACCGCTTCCCCTCTCGCCCCAAAACTACCCCCTACATGGCAGCGAGGTCAACGGCAACCACCCGGCTGGCTTCCACTCTGGCTCAAACAGCTACGGACTTCCCAGTCAGACACCTCCTACTGCCG CCAATCGGGGATCAGTACCTGGGAGTTCCGGTGACGAGATTGGGAAGGCGCTGGCTTCT ATCTATCCTTCAGACCCAAACAGTAATGGCTACTCTTCGTCCCCGTCCACTCCGTCCGGCTCTCCTCAGGCTGTTTCAG GCTCAGCTTCCCAGTGGACAAGGTCATCTGGACAAGCTACACCTTCGCCTAACTTTCATGGTGGACTTCAGAGCATG TCTAATAAACTGGAGGACCGCCTGGACGAAGCCATTCATGTTCTTCAGCGACATGCCAGTGGACAAGGGGGACCAGGACTGGCTGAGATGCAGAATCTGCTGACCTCCGGTTTGGGATTGTCTTCAGCTTTTAGTAACGTAGCACTCGGCTTGTCCAGTCGCCTGCCCGGAATG GTCTCCAACCACCACGAAGACTCTGCTGGCCTGCCCTCTAGTGGAGGACTTGGGCACCACAGTTCCTCATCAGCTCTCCAAGGCTCTCAGCCTGAAGGTTTCAACA GTCTAGTGAGCAGCCTGAATCGCTCCAGTGACGTCAAACGAGAGTCCAAGGATGAGGATGAAAACTGCTCTGTGACTGACAAGTCAGAGGATGAAAACAAAGAGCTGCAAGCTCTACAAacaag CGTAACCCCAGTGACCGATGAGAACCTGACGGCCGAAGAGAAGGAGCAGAGGGAGCGTGAGCGGCGCCTAGCTAACAACGCTAGGGAGCGGGTGCGAGTGCGCGACATAAACGAAGCCTTCAGAGAGCTGGGCAGGATGTGTCAGGTTCACCTGCAGAGCGACAAGGCCCAGACCAAGCTTGTCATCTTGCAGCAGGCCGTCCAGGTCATATTGGGCCTGGAGAAGCAGGTGCGAG AGCGTAATCTCAACCCAAAGGCCGCCTGCCTCAAGAGAAGAGAGGAGGAGAAAGTGTCGGGCGTGGACCCCCAGATGCAGATGGGAGGAGGGCTCGGCGGTGATGGACACAATCCAATAAGCCATATGTAA
- the tcf3a gene encoding transcription factor 3a isoform X4, which yields MTTVGTDKELSDLLDFSAMFELPLSNGKSRPTVRLASSQFGSSGVDERNGSSPWGSGEQNSPSFSQGRCFAEDGVYSEQAGIAPGTVFGPGIAGKADRGPYSSFATQPGFLPSEIAMPSPGALSPSGLKPASQFYNPRRRPAQDPIEAQPKKIRKVPPGLPSSVCASGEDFNRDNAGYSASKAGSIYTPPFYMQEGLHPPSDPWGSAGSMVQPGYPSMLGNSTHLSQHAPFTAINPQDRLKRQPLPLSPQNYPLHGSEVNGNHPAGFHSGSNSYGLPSQTPPTAANRGSVPGSSGDEIGKALASIYPSDPNSNGYSSSPSTPSGSPQAVSGSASQWTRSSGQATPSPNFHGGLQSMSNKLEDRLDEAIHVLQRHASGQGGPGLAEMQNLLTSGLGLSSAFSNVALGLSSRLPGMVSNHHEDSAGLPSSGGLGHHSSSSALQGSQPEGFNSLVSSLNRSSDVKRESKDEDENCSVTDKSEDENKELQALQTSLMDEDDEDLPVEIKAGREKVRRMANNARERLRVRDINEAFKELGRMCQLHLNYEKPQTKLNVLQQAVNVILNLEQQVRERNLNPKAACLKRREEEKVSGVDPQMQMGGGLGGDGHNPISHM from the exons ATGACGACAGTGGGGACAGACAAGGAGCTCAGCGACTTGCTGGATTTTAGCGCA ATGTTTGAACTTCCACTTTCAAATGGCAAGAGTAGGCCAACAGTCAGACTAGCCAGCAGCCAGTTTGGAAGTTCAG GCGTTGATGAGAGGAATGGATCCAGTCCCTGGGGGTCCGGAGAGCAGAACAGCCCATCTTTCAGCCAGGGGAGG TGTTTTGCCGAAGATGGCGTTTACAGTGAGCAAGCTGGCATTGCACCTGGCACAGTGTTTGGTCCAGGGATTGCTG GGAAGGCTGACAGAGGCCCTTACTCGTCATTTGCAACGCAG CCGGGCTTTTTGCCCAGTGAGATCGCCATGCCCAGTCCTGGTGCCCTGTCCCCCTCTGGCTTGAAACCAGCCTCCCAGTTTTACAACCCTCGCAGACGACCCGCACAAGACCCCATTG AAGCTCAGCCAAAAAAGATCCGGAAAGTGCCCCCTGGCCTGCCCTCTTCG gtTTGTGCCTCGGGCGAGGATTTTAACAGGGACAATGCTGGCTACTCTGCTTCGAAAGCAGGAAGCATCTACACTCCACCGTTCTACATGCAAG AAGGCCTCCACCCGCCTTCCGATCCATGGGGTTCTGCTGGGTCGATGGTTCAACCTGGTTATCCTTCCATGCTGGGTAACTCCACCCATCTGAGCCAGCATGCTCCCTTTACTGCCATCAACCCCCAAGACAGACTG AAACGGCAACCGCTTCCCCTCTCGCCCCAAAACTACCCCCTACATGGCAGCGAGGTCAACGGCAACCACCCGGCTGGCTTCCACTCTGGCTCAAACAGCTACGGACTTCCCAGTCAGACACCTCCTACTGCCG CCAATCGGGGATCAGTACCTGGGAGTTCCGGTGACGAGATTGGGAAGGCGCTGGCTTCT ATCTATCCTTCAGACCCAAACAGTAATGGCTACTCTTCGTCCCCGTCCACTCCGTCCGGCTCTCCTCAGGCTGTTTCAG GCTCAGCTTCCCAGTGGACAAGGTCATCTGGACAAGCTACACCTTCGCCTAACTTTCATGGTGGACTTCAGAGCATG TCTAATAAACTGGAGGACCGCCTGGACGAAGCCATTCATGTTCTTCAGCGACATGCCAGTGGACAAGGGGGACCAGGACTGGCTGAGATGCAGAATCTGCTGACCTCCGGTTTGGGATTGTCTTCAGCTTTTAGTAACGTAGCACTCGGCTTGTCCAGTCGCCTGCCCGGAATG GTCTCCAACCACCACGAAGACTCTGCTGGCCTGCCCTCTAGTGGAGGACTTGGGCACCACAGTTCCTCATCAGCTCTCCAAGGCTCTCAGCCTGAAGGTTTCAACA GTCTAGTGAGCAGCCTGAATCGCTCCAGTGACGTCAAACGAGAGTCCAAGGATGAGGATGAAAACTGCTCTGTGACTGACAAGTCAGAGGATGAAAACAAAGAGCTGCAAGCTCTACAAacaag TCTGATGGATGAGGATGACGAAGATCTACCAGTGGAGATTAAAGCTGGGCGGGAGAAAGTGCGGAGGATGGCAAACAATGCCCGCGAGCGGCTCCGCGTGCGGGACATCAATGAGGCCTTTAAGGAGCTGGGCCGCATGTGTCAGCTCCATCTGAACTATGAGAAACCGCAGACTAAATTGAACGTGCTCCAGCAGGCCGTTAACGTTATACTCAACCTGGAGCAGCAAGTCCGAG AGCGTAATCTCAACCCAAAGGCCGCCTGCCTCAAGAGAAGAGAGGAGGAGAAAGTGTCGGGCGTGGACCCCCAGATGCAGATGGGAGGAGGGCTCGGCGGTGATGGACACAATCCAATAAGCCATATGTAA